From one Anoplolepis gracilipes chromosome 10, ASM4749672v1, whole genome shotgun sequence genomic stretch:
- the LOC140670226 gene encoding uncharacterized protein, translating into MIDILNIGSEPIFDDCIVKIETHTYNPYANTTLGYSDEIRIPMQHQDLYTLPCESFLYVERKLTIRKKDELMILGNNCVAFMFDELRYELNGMEIDRNRNIGITCTIKNISLTQERSKILHNAAWNIVANNGGEGYFNFCVPLNMLLGFCEDYKRVVINVRHELILIRSRNDNNCLFGAQAAEAEIELHKIQWRMPHVILNEISKLSLLRALESGRYLNISFRSWDLYEFPLLHSTTKHSWTVKTASQLKKPRYVIFALQTDRKNVASKDITKFDDCKLTNVKLYLSSEFYPYDDLNLDFDKKRYAILFDMYARFRKSYYRCNNDNVLFTMAKFLECGPLMIIDCSRQNESVKNATVDVKIELECKQDVPANTTAYYLIMIALLNITR; encoded by the coding sequence atgattgatattttaaacattggaAGCGAACCGATCTTTGACGATTGTATAGTAAAGATTGAAACTCATACATACAATCCATACGCAAATACAACACTTGGATATAGCGATGAGATACGGATACCTATGCAGCATCAGGATTTGTATACGTTGCCGTGCGAAAGCTTTCTTTACGTCGAGAGAAAATTGACGATAAGGAAAAAGGATGAACTAATGATATTGGgaaataattgcgttgcattcatgtttgatgaaCTTCGATATGAACTCAACGGTATGGaaattgatcgcaacagaaacaTTGGAATAACTTGCACGATTAAAAACATTTCCCTTACACAAGAGAGAAGTAAAATCTTGCACAACGCTGCGTGGAATATAGTTGCAAATAATGGTGGTGAAGGTTACTTCAATTTTTGCGTGCCGCTCAACATGTTGcttggattttgcgaggattataaGCGCGTTGTGATTAACGTTCGTCATGAATTGATTCTAATACGTTCACGCAAcgacaacaattgtctattTGGAGCTCAGGCTGCTGAAGCTGAGATTgaattacacaaaatacaatGGCGTATGCCTCACGTAATATTGAACGAAATTAGTAAACTGTCCTTGCTACGAGCGTTGGAGAGCGGTAGATACTTGAACATAAGTTTCCGCTCGTGGGATCTATACGAATTTCCTTTGCTACACAGTACGACTAAGCATTCGTGGACTGTGAAAACTGCCTCTCAGCTGAAGAAACCGCGATATGTAATCTTTGCACTACAGactgatagaaaaaatgtcgcgtcgaaagatattaccaaattcgacgactgcaaattGACAAACGTTAAACTCTATCTAAGCTCTGAATTTTATCCAtatgatgatttaaatttggattttgataaaaagagatacgcTATCTTATTTGACATGTACGCGCGTTTTCGTAAATCTTATTACAGatgcaataatgataatgtattatttaccatGGCAAAATTTCTAGAGTGCGGTCCTCTCATGATCATTGACTGCTCGCGACAAAACGAGTCTGTCAAAAATGCTACCGTGGACGTAAAGATAGAACTTGAATGTAAGCAAGACGTACCCGCAAATACTACCGCATATTATCTCATCATGATCGCATTGTTGAATATAACCCGTTGA